The DNA region CCGGGACGATCGGCGAGCGCTGGAACATCGCCGCCGGCTATACCTATGCCAAGGCGAAGTATCAGGAGGGCGAGAACGCCGGCCAGCGCTTCAACACCGGCACCGCGCCGATGCACCTGCTGAAGCTGGGCGCCACCTATCGCATGGCCGGCGCTCTGGAGGGTCTGACCCTGGGCGGCGCGCTGCGCTTCCAGAGCCGGACCTTCGTCGATGCGCCCGAGGGCAGCTTCGACAGCGGCGGCCTGCCCTATCGCATCGACCAGGGCGGCTTCGCCGTGGTGGACCTGATGGCGCGCTACGCGTTCTCGGAGGAAACGGCGCTGCAGCTGAATGTCGCGAACCTGTTCGACAAGACCTATTACTCGGCCATCGCAAGCCCCGGTTACGGCAATTTCATCGGCCCCGAGCGCCACGCCACGCTGACCCTGCTCCACCGGTTCTAGGCAGCGGTCGCGGCGGCGCGCGTCGCCGCAGGTCGACGGCACCGGCCCGGGGCGGATCCGCCCCGGCGCCCCCGCGCGCCCCGCATCCGGCCGGGGCGACGATTCGCCGCAGGGTCCGGGTTTGCGGCCGCCGCGTCGCGCGAAGCCCGCGTCCGGGGCTTGCCGGCAAAGGCGGGCGGGCGATTCCGGCCCGGCGCCGATATGCGCAATAACGCCACGGCGCCGGCGGGCGGCTTGCAAAAACTCCTTGGCAGGCCATGCAAAAAAATGTGAGCCTCCGGCCCTGTGGATTTTAGGAAAGGGAGGAATCCGATGATCCAAAAGATACTCTGTCCCACTGACGGAACCGATCATTCCGACATCGCCGTGGTCTATGCCGCGCAGCTTGCCGCGAAATTCGGCGTGCCGCTGACGGTCTGCGTGGTGAACATCGCCCATGGCGGCGCCCGCGGCCCGGTCATCAACCACTGGACCGACCAGGAAATGTCCGAGAAGCTGGACCGCGCCCGCGCCCTGGTGCGCGACAACGGCGTCCCCGACGCAAAGATGGTGGACATCGTCAGCCGCGAAGCCGCCGCCGGCATCGTCAGCTATGCCGAGCACAACGGCTTCGACCACATCGTCGTCGGCACTGGCGACAAGCGCGGCCTGTCGCGGCTGATGATCGGCTCGGTCGCCGCCGACGTGATGGCGCGCGCGCATTGCACCGTGACCGTCGCCCGCTGAAGCCGGGCTGACACCACGCCCCCTGCCTGAAAAGACCCGGCCGCGCGCTTTGGTCCGCGCGGCCACGGGTTTCCTTGTCCTGCAATCGCGACAGCCGCCTCCCGCCCGGACCCTTCCGAGGCGGGGCTTTCCGCATGGGCGCCTCTCGGCCCCGCCAGCCGTCGCCCTGTGCGGTTTCCCCCCATCCGAAAGAAGAAACTTGACAGAATGTCGCAGGGCACGTTTCTTGTAGGGAAAAAAGTTTTCGACCGCAGAAACAAGCGCAGTGGCCCGGCGCGCGGGAGATCCATCAAAAATCGGGCCATCAGGGAGGATAAAACGTGTCGGATCTGACAAAGCGGATCAAGGCCATGCACCAGCGCGACATCGCTGTGGCGCTGGCCTTCGTCCTGGGGCTTTGGTTTGCGATCATCTTCGTGGCGATCGAAACCTGGCCGCTCGCGCCCACGCCGGCGGCGCGCACGATCCTGTTGATCAGCGGCGCCGTGGTGCTGCTGTTCAACTCGGCCGCGATCATGGCGATGCTGCGCCATTACCGCGAGGACCGCGACTTCATGTACGGGCTGGACATCCAGTTCCTGGACGAAGCCCGCGAAGCCAAGAGGGCCCGCCGCCATGCCTAGATATGTCGCCCCGACCCAGGGCAAGGTCGGCCAGATCATCGACGTGATCGTGCTGCTGATCATGGCCATCGGCGCCCTTTACATCCCGCTGTGGATGGGCCTTGCCGGCTCGGCCAAGACCCCGCAGGCCATCGAGAACCCGACCTGGGAATCGCTGGGCCAGAACCCGGTCATGGTCGAGCAATGGCAGAAGCTGGGCTATGCCGACCCCGCCTCGGCCGCGGAACTGATCACGGCGCGCTTCGACTACAGCTTCTCGATCACGGCGCTGATCGTGATGATCGTGGTCATCGTGGGCTATTACGCGATCCTGCTGCGGTTCTCCGAGAAGGAATACCGCGAGGTGATCGCCGAGAAATTCGGCGAGTGAGGGGCCAACATGGATCTGTTTGACTTTCTGGAATACGCGGCCTGGGCGGTATCGTTCCTGTTCGGCCTCTTCATCGTGATCGACTGGATCAGGACCGACAGCACCTACAGCGAGGAATTCCTGACCTCCTCGCGCGAGGGCGAGCTGGAAGCTCTGACCGAAGAACAGCATCACCGGGGGTAACATGGCACAGGCACAACAAACCGAACATGTCGGCCTTGCCCGCGTGCTTGGCCCCGCCCACGTCTGGGCGCTGGGGGTCGGCATCGTGCTGGTCGGCGAATACATGGGCTGGAACTTCTCGGTCGGCAAGGGCGGCGCCTATGCGGCGCTGATGGCCTGCTGGTTCGCGGGCATCCTCTACACCTGCGTGGCCATGATCGACAGCGAGGTGACCTCGACCGTCGCCGCGGCCGGCGGGCAATACACCCAGGCCAAGCATATCGTCGGGCCGCTGATGGCCTTCAACGTCGGGCTGTATCTGGTCTTTGCCTATACGATGCTGGAAGCGGCGAATGCGATCACCTTCGGCTTCCTGGTCGATACCGTGGCCACGATCAGCGGCCA from Paracoccus aminovorans includes:
- a CDS encoding universal stress protein — its product is MIQKILCPTDGTDHSDIAVVYAAQLAAKFGVPLTVCVVNIAHGGARGPVINHWTDQEMSEKLDRARALVRDNGVPDAKMVDIVSREAAAGIVSYAEHNGFDHIVVGTGDKRGLSRLMIGSVAADVMARAHCTVTVAR